A window of Candidatus Sulfotelmatobacter sp. genomic DNA:
GGCGACGTCGCTGTTGCGCGCCAAGGCGCCGATGCGCACGCGGTCGGCGCGCAGCTCGACCGCCGCCAGCGGCAGGCGCGAGATGTCGACCACGCGCGGCGGCCGCTCGACCTCGGCCTTCATCAAGTCGACCAGCGTCGTGCCGCCGGCGTAGTAGCGCGCCCCGGGGACCTCGCGCAGCAGCGCGCGCGCGTCGGCCGGCGACCCGGCGACGACGTACTCGAACGGCCGCATCAGGCGCCGGCCTCGCGCGCCGCGCGCACCGCGGCGACGATGTTGACGTACGCGCCGCAGCGGCAGATGTTGCCGCTCATCGCCTCGCGGATCGCGTCGTCGTCGGTCGCGCGGCCCTCGCGCAGCGCACCGACCGCCGACATGATCTGTCCTGGCGTGCAGTACCCGCACTGCAAGGCGTCGTGCTCGACGAAGGCGGCTTGCACCGGGTGCGGCGCGCCGTTCTGGGCCAAGCCCTCGATCGTCACGACGTCGTCGCCGGCATGCGGCCACGCCAGCGCCAGGCACGAGAGCACCCGGCGCCCGTTCACCAGGACGGTGCAAGCGCCGCATTGGCCGCGGTCGCAGCCTTTCTTGGTGCCGGGCAACCCGGCCCGTTCGCGGATCAGGTCGAGCAGCGTCACCTGGGGCTCGACGAGGAAGGTTCGCTCGCGGCCGTTGAGCCGCAGCGTGAGTGGAGCGGTCGAGGGGGCGATCGGTGGCACGCAGTCTCCCTGAATGCAGCGTGTGGAGGAGCCTCCTACCCGCTCGGGGTCCCGCCATCCCGCGTTGACGGGGCGGGGGGCGCATGATAAACTTCCCGGGTTATGTACGCCATCATCGAGACCGGCGGCAAGCAGTTTCGCGTGTCCGAAGGCGACGTCATCCGCACGGACCTCCACACGTCCGAAGTCGGGTCGTCGATCACGTTCGACCGCGTGATCCTGGCGTCGAACGCGGGCGGCGAGGTGTCCGTGGGGACCCCGCTCGTCAGCGGTGCGACGGTCACCGGCACGGTGCTGCGCCACGCCAAAGACAAGAAGATCCTGGTCTTCAAATACAAGCCCAAGAAGCGCGTCCGCAAGCTGAACGGCCACCGTCAGCCCTATGCGGAAGTCCGGATCGAGCGCATCACGCTGTAAGCGCGATGCTCCGGGTCGTGTTTCGTGAGGACAGTCGGCAGCGGCTGTCCTCTGTGTTTGCCACCGGCCACGCCGATACGGCGCCGGACGGCGAGGACATCGCCTGCGCGGCCGCGTCGGCGCTGCTGCAGGCCGCCTGGGCGGGCCTCACCGACGTCGCCGGCGTGCGGGTGACGGGCCACCGCCACAGCGGCGACTTCTTGATGCGCTGGCCGGCCGAGAGCCGCGAGCGCGCCGACGTCCACGCGATCGTCGCGACCGCCGAGCTCGGCATCGCCGAGATCGCCGATCAGTTCCCCGACGCGGTCGCCTGCGCGCGCGAGCGCGAGCACGAGAAACACGACGGGGAGCATCCGGGTACGAGCCCGTCGAAAGGAACGCAACGATGAGCGACACGACCACGCCCCCCGGGGGGCAACTGCCGAGCTACCAGCCCGAGGGCTCGGCGCCCGACGCCGGCAAGACCGTCCTGGTGGGCGTGTTGGGCGGCCTGCTCTCCGCCGCCGGGTACCTGGTTTACCAGCGCCTCCCCGACGACCAGAAAGAGCGCCTGCACCGCCAGGTCCGCGGCCTGGTCGAATCCCGCATCAACGAGATCCGGAATAACTTCAACATTTAGCGAGCGGCGCGAACTGCGCTGACGTTCGGACGGGCACGCTTCGCGGCGTGCTCGTTGCGTTTGGGGCGCTCGTCGTCGCGTATGCGACGGCGCTGCGCGCGTTCGATCCCGCCCTCGACGTGCAGCAGGCGCGGCGGTTGGCGGCGCGCACGATCGCCGAAGCCGACGCGGCGCGGCTCGACGCGCGGTTCGTCGTCGCCGTGATCGCCGTCGAGTCGTCGTGGCGCCCGCGCGCCGTCTCGGCGGCCGGTGCGCGCGGACTCGGCCAGCTCATGCCCGCGACCGCAGCCGCGCTGCACGTCGACGCGCGCGATCCCGACGAGAACGTGCACGGCAGCGTCGTGCAGCTGGCGGCGCTCCTGGCGCGCTATCGCACCTTGCCGCGTTCCGCGCGCTACGAGCGCGCGCTGGCCGCGTACAATGCCGGACCGGCCGCGGTCGCGCGCGCCGGCGGCGTCCCGCCGTATCCCCAGACGCGGCGCTACGTGCGGCGCGTGCTCGAGCTATGGCGCCGTTTGTGCGGCGGTTGAGGCGACTTCGCGGTCGATCGCCGGGCGCGGCTCGGCCAGCCGTTCGGCCACCGGTGGATCTTCGCCGTAGGGGTCGATCGCGCGCGGGTCGGGTGCGGGCGGGGGACCGTACGGGTCGACGCAGACCGCCCCGTCGGCCGGCGCGGGGACCGGCGCCTCGACGACCGGCTCGACGGGGAAATCGTACGCGTACGGCGCCGCGTGCGGCGCCTCGCCGGCCATGGTGGACGGTGTCGGCGGCGGGGCGGGCGGCACGTCGGCGGCGCGTTCCATCTCGCGGATGAAGGCCTGCGAGGTGTTCTGGACCTCGCGCATCAGCGTGCCGGCTTTGCGGGCGACCTTGGGCAGCTGTTCCGGGCCGAAGAGCATGAGGGCGGCCGCTCCGAGCAGCGCCATGTCGGGGATCGAGAGCATTCGGAGGGTTTCTTCCCGGTCGCGTGCAACGCGTCATGCCCCGCTCCGCGTCCTTTTTCCGGGATGCCGCGGAGATCAATCGCTCGAGGCCGGCAGCGCCCTGAAGATCATCTACACCCGCGGCAACCGGACCGAAACGCTGGCGTCGATCGCGACGCTGCGGAAGATCCTCAACCGGTTCGTCGCGCACCGCGTGTTTTACGAGGTGAGTTCACGCAACAAGCGTGGGCACGAGTTTTTCTCTGCCAAGAACACCTTCGTGGTCGGTACGATCGAGATCGTGAACCGCGATTACTTGACGATCACGATCTTCGACGCCAACAGCCCCTCGCACTCGATCGAGATCCTCAATCCGGCGGCGATGCGCATCTACGACGACACGCTGGGCAAGGGCTTCGCGGTCTCGTTCCTGAGCGAAGGCTCAGGCGGCGTCGAGTCGCGCTGCTACTTGCGCGACGAGGGCGAGGACGGCGAGGGGATGGCCCTGCGCAGCGAGCTCGAGAAGATCACGCTGCCGCAGCTGTTCGAATACCTCGAAGACATCACCCAAACCGACGCGATCTCGACCAAGAACCTTTGAGTGCGGCTCGGGCGAAGCCCGAACGCGAAGGCTTCGGCGAAGCCGAAGCCACCTATTCGGCCAGGTCCACCATCGCGGACATCACCTTGGCGGGGTCGGCGCCGAAGAGCTCGAGCAGCTCGCGGTCTTTGACGGCTTCGGCGGCGAAGCCCATCACGAGATGGCGCGTGTGGTATGCCTCGCCGGCGCGGCGCGCGCCTTC
This region includes:
- a CDS encoding (2Fe-2S)-binding protein, producing MPPIAPSTAPLTLRLNGRERTFLVEPQVTLLDLIRERAGLPGTKKGCDRGQCGACTVLVNGRRVLSCLALAWPHAGDDVVTIEGLAQNGAPHPVQAAFVEHDALQCGYCTPGQIMSAVGALREGRATDDDAIREAMSGNICRCGAYVNIVAAVRAAREAGA
- the rplU gene encoding 50S ribosomal protein L21, with product MYAIIETGGKQFRVSEGDVIRTDLHTSEVGSSITFDRVILASNAGGEVSVGTPLVSGATVTGTVLRHAKDKKILVFKYKPKKRVRKLNGHRQPYAEVRIERITL
- a CDS encoding ribosomal-processing cysteine protease Prp, producing the protein MLRVVFREDSRQRLSSVFATGHADTAPDGEDIACAAASALLQAAWAGLTDVAGVRVTGHRHSGDFLMRWPAESRERADVHAIVATAELGIAEIADQFPDAVACAREREHEKHDGEHPGTSPSKGTQR
- a CDS encoding lytic transglycosylase domain-containing protein, coding for MLVAFGALVVAYATALRAFDPALDVQQARRLAARTIAEADAARLDARFVVAVIAVESSWRPRAVSAAGARGLGQLMPATAAALHVDARDPDENVHGSVVQLAALLARYRTLPRSARYERALAAYNAGPAAVARAGGVPPYPQTRRYVRRVLELWRRLCGG
- a CDS encoding twin-arginine translocase TatA/TatE family subunit, giving the protein MLSIPDMALLGAAALMLFGPEQLPKVARKAGTLMREVQNTSQAFIREMERAADVPPAPPPTPSTMAGEAPHAAPYAYDFPVEPVVEAPVPAPADGAVCVDPYGPPPAPDPRAIDPYGEDPPVAERLAEPRPAIDREVASTAAQTAP